In one window of Armatimonadota bacterium DNA:
- a CDS encoding efflux RND transporter permease subunit: SSEGVSVVVVEFEVGVDPDVAAQDIRDKVAPVERILPEDAERPVISRVDLEARAIMQLAVSSNLPLVRLRRLADDVISPRLERVSGVAAANVYGGLEREIQVAVDRARLEAYGFSFDRLAQTLTASNLNVPAGHVNEIGQRFVVRVPEEYESIDDIRETLLMTPPGPVRLGDIAQVYDTHKERQSITRLNLEPTVSISIVKAAEANIVQTANGIREAVRRLNRELPAGTEITVVLDESQFAEESVADVTYSLLLGGLLCIVIVFLFLRSLRSTAIVSLALPTSVISAFGLMYFAGFTLNMMSMLALALAIGILVDDAIVVNENIYRHLEEGESPRDAAVNGTGEIALAVMAITFTIVAVFGPIAFMRGIVGQFFREFGLTVAFAVLMSLFVSLTLTPMLASRLLRRPKEQPEGGGGGVLERIGEFYDLIDARYRVALDWCLRHRRLVVLIGVVSLIIGLSIVLVVIPKETFSPVDRGEFNVGLTLPAGTSLDSTDAVTRDVEKMLIEIPEVDRVLSRVGAGGGGMFSRGGGVNEASIGVRLKDRRTRSSWDIMDEIRRDLRQRPDLKPNVSQAEMFGPGGSPIDVEISGPDVDELVRIANRWMDAIRDVPGLTDLDLSVQPGTPEANVRVDRVKAANVGLTPAHVALALRTAVDGTVPTKYRENGEEYDVRLKLREEDRQRVQDLADLRIAASNGNLIPLREVASFVSAEGPTTITRTEKARTVSIQGNLLGGYPAGTVTRDVRARLEPLQGDLPPGYKLVYGGEAESMQEIFFPILGALALAVLFVYMVLAAQFESLIHPFTIGLSLPLAIVGAAVLLWLTGDTVNTMSLIGVVMLMGLVTKNAILLVDYTNTLRGRGLERNEAILRAGPIRLRPILMTTFATVFGMLPIALGLGKGAEMRAPMAIAAIG, encoded by the coding sequence GGATATCCGCGACAAGGTAGCGCCCGTCGAGCGCATCCTGCCTGAGGATGCCGAGCGGCCGGTGATCTCGCGAGTGGACCTCGAAGCGCGGGCGATCATGCAGTTGGCGGTCTCCAGCAACCTGCCCCTAGTACGGCTGCGGCGCCTCGCCGACGACGTCATCTCGCCGCGTTTGGAGCGCGTCAGCGGGGTGGCGGCGGCCAACGTCTATGGCGGGCTGGAGCGGGAAATCCAGGTCGCGGTTGACCGCGCGCGGCTCGAGGCCTACGGGTTCTCGTTCGACCGTCTGGCGCAGACGCTCACGGCCAGCAACCTGAACGTGCCCGCAGGGCACGTCAACGAGATCGGCCAGCGCTTCGTGGTGCGCGTGCCCGAGGAATACGAGAGCATTGACGACATCCGCGAGACGCTGCTCATGACTCCGCCGGGGCCGGTGCGCCTGGGGGACATCGCCCAGGTGTACGATACGCACAAGGAACGGCAATCAATCACGCGGCTCAACCTCGAGCCGACGGTGAGCATCTCGATCGTCAAGGCCGCTGAGGCCAATATCGTACAGACTGCGAACGGGATACGCGAGGCCGTGCGCCGCCTCAACCGTGAGCTGCCTGCGGGGACTGAGATCACGGTGGTGTTGGATGAATCCCAGTTCGCCGAGGAGAGCGTCGCCGACGTGACCTACAGCTTGCTCCTGGGCGGCCTGCTGTGCATCGTTATCGTTTTCCTCTTCCTGCGCAGTCTCCGCAGCACGGCGATCGTGTCGCTGGCGCTGCCGACCTCGGTGATCTCGGCGTTCGGCCTCATGTACTTCGCCGGCTTCACCCTGAACATGATGTCCATGCTGGCCCTGGCGCTCGCCATCGGCATTCTGGTTGACGACGCCATTGTGGTCAACGAGAACATCTACCGCCACCTCGAGGAGGGGGAATCGCCGCGCGATGCGGCGGTCAACGGCACCGGCGAGATCGCCCTCGCGGTGATGGCGATTACGTTCACCATCGTCGCCGTGTTCGGGCCCATTGCGTTCATGCGCGGCATCGTCGGGCAGTTCTTCCGCGAGTTCGGCTTGACCGTCGCGTTCGCCGTGCTGATGTCGCTGTTCGTATCACTGACGCTGACCCCGATGCTCGCCTCCCGCTTGCTGAGGCGCCCCAAGGAGCAGCCGGAGGGTGGAGGCGGCGGCGTGCTCGAGCGCATCGGCGAGTTCTACGATCTCATCGACGCTCGATATCGGGTGGCGCTCGACTGGTGCTTGCGTCACCGACGTCTGGTGGTGCTCATCGGCGTTGTCTCGCTGATCATCGGCCTGTCCATCGTCCTCGTTGTTATCCCGAAGGAGACCTTTTCACCCGTTGACCGCGGCGAGTTCAATGTCGGACTGACGCTTCCGGCAGGTACCTCGCTCGACAGCACCGATGCGGTAACACGCGACGTGGAGAAGATGCTGATTGAGATCCCGGAGGTTGACCGCGTTCTGAGCCGGGTCGGCGCGGGGGGCGGCGGCATGTTCAGCCGCGGGGGCGGCGTCAACGAGGCGAGCATCGGCGTCAGACTGAAGGACAGGCGAACGCGCAGCTCCTGGGACATCATGGACGAGATCCGCCGCGACTTGCGCCAGCGTCCGGACCTGAAGCCGAACGTCAGCCAGGCGGAGATGTTTGGCCCCGGCGGCTCCCCGATCGACGTAGAGATCTCCGGCCCGGACGTTGACGAACTGGTTCGGATCGCCAACCGCTGGATGGACGCGATTCGAGACGTGCCGGGCCTGACTGATCTCGACTTGTCAGTGCAGCCGGGCACCCCGGAGGCGAATGTGCGCGTGGACCGCGTCAAGGCGGCCAACGTGGGCCTGACGCCGGCGCACGTCGCGCTCGCCCTACGCACGGCGGTGGACGGCACGGTGCCGACGAAATACCGTGAGAACGGTGAGGAATACGACGTGCGCCTCAAGCTGCGCGAAGAAGATCGGCAACGCGTGCAGGACCTCGCCGACCTCAGGATCGCCGCCAGCAACGGCAACCTCATCCCGCTGCGCGAAGTGGCGAGCTTTGTGTCCGCGGAGGGGCCGACGACCATCACGCGCACGGAGAAAGCGCGCACAGTCAGCATCCAGGGCAACCTGCTCGGCGGATATCCGGCGGGCACCGTGACCAGGGATGTTCGGGCTCGATTGGAGCCCCTGCAAGGCGATCTGCCGCCGGGATATAAGCTCGTGTACGGCGGCGAGGCGGAATCGATGCAGGAGATCTTCTTCCCGATCCTGGGAGCGCTCGCACTGGCGGTGCTCTTCGTGTACATGGTACTTGCCGCCCAGTTCGAGTCGCTTATCCACCCGTTCACAATCGGGCTCTCGCTGCCGCTGGCCATTGTCGGCGCGGCCGTGCTGTTGTGGTTGACCGGCGATACGGTCAACACCATGTCGCTCATCGGCGTGGTCATGCTCATGGGGCTGGTGACCAAGAACGCCATCCTGCTCGTGGACTACACCAACACGCTGCGCGGGCGCGGGCTGGAGCGCAATGAGGCCATTCTGCGCGCCGGGCCGATTCGACTGCGGCCCATCCTCATGACCACTTTCGCGACGGTCTTCGGCATGTTGCCCATCGCGCTTGGGCTGGGCAAGGGGGCCGAGATGCGCGCGCCCATGGCGATCGCGGCCATCGG
- the ligD gene encoding non-homologous end-joining DNA ligase: QLRRALRAAEKETTVEVDGREVHVNHLDKVLWPERGWTKADLIEYYIKVSPYILPHLRNRPLVMVRYPDGIEGEHWFQKDAPAGAPEWIRTIHVTHEAESREIRYVVCNDLAALVWLAQMATVEIHTWSASVADVTKADLAVFDIDPQTGKFEDAADGARMVGDLLDELGIKHHLKTTGKRGAHVFVPVRPDETHAAARDFVHDAVKLLDRRHPGVIALSYSKSRRTGRIFVDYAQNSFGKTNVAPYSLRASADGTVSTPLRRDELSRADPRDYRLDNITRRLARTGDLWGNLRRDAEIGIGEAHDRLRKLSA; this comes from the coding sequence AGCAACTCCGGCGCGCGCTCAGGGCCGCGGAGAAAGAGACGACGGTCGAGGTTGACGGTCGCGAGGTGCACGTCAACCATTTGGACAAAGTCCTATGGCCGGAGCGCGGCTGGACCAAGGCCGACCTCATCGAGTACTACATCAAGGTCTCCCCGTACATCCTCCCCCATCTCCGCAACCGGCCGCTCGTGATGGTGCGTTACCCCGACGGGATCGAGGGCGAGCACTGGTTCCAGAAGGACGCGCCCGCCGGCGCGCCGGAATGGATACGAACGATTCACGTCACGCACGAGGCCGAGTCACGGGAGATCCGCTATGTCGTGTGCAACGATCTCGCCGCCCTGGTGTGGCTCGCGCAGATGGCGACGGTTGAGATTCATACCTGGTCGGCAAGCGTTGCCGACGTGACGAAGGCGGACCTCGCCGTCTTCGACATTGACCCCCAAACCGGTAAGTTCGAGGACGCGGCCGACGGGGCACGGATGGTCGGCGACCTGTTGGATGAACTGGGCATCAAGCACCATCTCAAGACGACCGGCAAGCGCGGGGCGCACGTGTTCGTGCCCGTCAGACCCGACGAGACGCACGCGGCGGCGCGCGATTTCGTGCACGACGCGGTGAAACTGTTGGACCGCAGGCACCCCGGGGTCATCGCGTTGTCGTACTCGAAGTCTCGGCGCACGGGCCGCATTTTCGTGGACTACGCGCAGAACTCGTTCGGCAAGACGAACGTCGCGCCGTACAGCTTGCGCGCGAGCGCGGACGGCACGGTCTCGACACCTCTGCGTCGCGATGAGCTGTCGCGCGCGGATCCCCGCGATTACCGCTTGGATAACATCACGCGGCGGCTGGCGCGCACCGGGGACCTGTGGGGGAACCTGCGCCGCGATGCCGAAATCGGCATTGGCGAAGCGCACGATCGGCTGCGCAAGCTGTCGGCGTGA
- a CDS encoding dodecin domain-containing protein, translated as MAVMKVIELIGTSTKGWQAAAEDALATSAKTIRDIVGVEVVSWSAQVADQQIAEYHARVKVSFRVREKVD; from the coding sequence ATGGCGGTGATGAAGGTAATCGAGCTGATCGGAACGTCCACGAAGGGGTGGCAGGCGGCGGCCGAGGATGCGCTGGCGACCTCAGCCAAGACCATCCGCGATATCGTGGGGGTCGAGGTGGTATCGTGGTCGGCGCAGGTCGCTGACCAGCAGATCGCGGAGTATCACGCCCGGGTGAAAGTGTCGTTCCGCGTGCGCGAGAAGGTTGACTAG
- a CDS encoding metallophosphoesterase, whose protein sequence is MRGVPVRLVTLCLASLLLVTSAMAAPKLSDAKIEPVPAQIGDHVVMTVVVDDAAKEVARVEAVVVEYPEVTLPLKDDGQGDDKQAGDGIWTAGLDVPAEAPPGTYHIALWPRDASGKAFEVDGKYVKETVALTLQYAQAAPRVPKLSDAKIEPSAGRIGDHVVITVTIEDPANEVAKVETVVNEYPEVMGYLTDDGQGDDKQAGDGVWSGGSDVPVEAPPGTYHISIWPRDATGKAFEVDGKYLRETLVFSVTLEAPAAAGVPKLSAAKLEPSAGRIGDHVVITVALEDSAKEVAKVEAIVNEYPEVMLYLNDEGRGDDKHAGDGVWSAGTDIPVEAPPGTYHISIWPRDATGKAFEVDGKYVKETLVFSVTLEAPAPAGVPKLSDAKIAPAAAKPGDHVVLTVAVADPGKAVAKVEATVTEYPVMVVQMNDAGEGDDQKAADGVWTYGFDIPEAPAGTYHFEIWPRDAESKPFEADGAPVKATVPLELKAQELPDVKSAEELLKAAEPWRTEAQIAKVKAIGRKAGESFRFVAMGDTRSNPAVFGKLLQIAAGLPKFDFSLNTGDIVPGGKPEEYAFFFEQIKDVTWPFLIAEGNHELGPTGGRLYEELFGSPDYYFDHAGFRFLALNNSKGVVTPQQLQWLDDALTTDLRKVVFFHAPPACIEEWSYHAFSAGAQELADLLAEKKVERVYIGHIHALDVADYKGVRYVLTGGGGAGLHERMAPGNIHHIVLVEVLPDGLKETVYKDDGTSFVLDAQKWISGEGQ, encoded by the coding sequence ATGCGCGGAGTTCCCGTTAGGTTAGTCACGTTGTGCCTCGCCTCGCTGCTGCTCGTCACCAGCGCGATGGCGGCGCCGAAGCTGAGCGATGCGAAGATCGAGCCGGTCCCCGCACAGATCGGTGATCACGTTGTCATGACCGTCGTCGTTGACGACGCGGCCAAAGAGGTCGCCAGAGTCGAGGCCGTGGTCGTCGAGTATCCCGAGGTGACGCTGCCGCTCAAGGACGACGGACAGGGCGATGACAAGCAGGCGGGCGACGGTATCTGGACCGCCGGCTTGGATGTGCCCGCCGAGGCCCCGCCGGGGACCTACCATATTGCCCTGTGGCCGCGTGACGCCTCGGGCAAGGCCTTCGAAGTCGACGGCAAGTACGTCAAGGAAACGGTCGCGCTGACGCTGCAGTATGCACAGGCCGCGCCCCGCGTGCCGAAGCTGAGCGACGCGAAAATCGAGCCGAGCGCCGGGCGAATCGGCGATCACGTCGTCATCACGGTCACCATCGAAGACCCCGCCAACGAAGTGGCCAAGGTCGAGACCGTCGTCAACGAATACCCCGAGGTCATGGGGTATCTCACCGACGATGGGCAGGGCGATGACAAGCAGGCGGGCGATGGTGTCTGGAGCGGCGGGTCGGACGTCCCTGTCGAAGCCCCGCCGGGGACGTATCACATCAGCATCTGGCCGCGCGACGCCACCGGCAAGGCGTTCGAAGTTGACGGCAAGTATCTTAGGGAAACGCTCGTATTCTCCGTGACCCTCGAGGCGCCGGCCGCGGCGGGCGTCCCGAAGCTGAGCGCCGCCAAGCTCGAGCCGAGCGCCGGCCGGATCGGCGATCACGTCGTCATCACGGTTGCCCTCGAGGACTCGGCGAAGGAAGTCGCCAAGGTCGAGGCCATCGTCAACGAATACCCCGAGGTCATGCTCTACCTCAACGACGAGGGCCGCGGCGATGACAAGCACGCAGGCGACGGCGTGTGGAGCGCCGGCACGGATATTCCTGTCGAGGCGCCGCCGGGCACGTACCACATCAGCATCTGGCCGCGCGACGCCACCGGCAAGGCGTTCGAGGTTGACGGCAAGTACGTCAAGGAGACCCTGGTATTCTCGGTGACCCTCGAGGCGCCGGCTCCGGCGGGCGTCCCGAAGCTGAGCGATGCGAAGATCGCGCCGGCCGCGGCGAAGCCCGGCGATCACGTCGTGCTCACCGTTGCCGTCGCCGATCCCGGCAAAGCGGTCGCCAAGGTCGAGGCGACGGTCACCGAGTACCCCGTCATGGTCGTGCAGATGAACGACGCTGGCGAGGGTGACGATCAGAAGGCGGCTGACGGGGTGTGGACCTACGGCTTCGATATCCCCGAGGCGCCGGCCGGGACGTACCATTTCGAGATCTGGCCGCGCGATGCCGAGAGCAAGCCCTTCGAAGCCGACGGCGCGCCCGTCAAGGCCACCGTGCCGCTCGAACTGAAGGCGCAGGAGCTGCCGGATGTCAAGAGCGCGGAGGAACTGCTCAAGGCGGCTGAGCCGTGGCGCACTGAAGCGCAGATCGCGAAGGTCAAGGCGATCGGGCGCAAGGCCGGCGAGTCGTTCCGCTTCGTCGCGATGGGCGACACGCGGTCGAATCCGGCGGTCTTCGGGAAGCTGCTACAGATCGCCGCAGGCCTGCCGAAGTTCGACTTCTCCCTTAACACGGGCGACATCGTGCCCGGCGGCAAGCCGGAGGAGTACGCGTTCTTCTTCGAGCAGATCAAGGACGTGACCTGGCCGTTCCTGATCGCCGAAGGGAACCACGAGCTGGGGCCGACCGGCGGCAGGCTGTACGAGGAGCTGTTCGGGTCGCCTGACTACTACTTCGATCACGCCGGGTTCCGCTTCCTCGCGCTCAACAACTCCAAGGGCGTCGTCACGCCGCAGCAGCTCCAGTGGCTGGACGACGCGCTGACGACCGATCTGCGCAAGGTCGTGTTTTTCCACGCCCCGCCGGCGTGCATCGAGGAGTGGAGCTACCATGCCTTCAGCGCGGGCGCGCAGGAACTGGCGGACCTGCTCGCCGAGAAGAAGGTCGAGCGCGTGTACATCGGCCACATTCACGCGTTGGACGTCGCGGACTACAAGGGCGTGCGGTACGTGCTGACCGGCGGCGGCGGCGCGGGGCTGCACGAGCGCATGGCGCCGGGCAACATCCACCACATCGTGTTGGTCGAGGTGCTGCCCGACGGGCTGAAGGAGACGGTGTACAAGGACGACGGCACGTCGTTCGTCCTCGACGCGCAGAAATGGATCAGCGGGGAGGGGCAGTAG
- a CDS encoding glycosyltransferase family 39 protein, with the protein MPAPQREGVTRVLAFIAVAYVIIAAAYALTIPFGRAPDESAHLPYVAYLADREGLPVFRAGEGSYEYHQAPLYYAAAVPAYYAGRALAPGREYVAVRLFGILLGLCVVYFTYRLAREFCPRRPWLAVGSAGFVAFLPMHVALSASVTNDVAAEVPIAAGLWLLLVGLRDGWTWRRVAAVGVLCGLAVLTKSSGLVLLPAAWLALVLTSRDDGFGRFAERWAALTAAFLLICGWWLVRNWQLYGDPLAWRAFLLAFQDRPHPSDLIGENLTAFNYALWVTGWTFASFWGVFGNMKVFLPTWGVYMPLAVLTAAALAGASAEAEGVRQWDSWRRRAAWVLLAAAALVVASFVRFNLAFFQAQGRYLFLALPVTAIIMTSGWGRLFPEGGRAAAYAALWLALMALSALALPVWILPALSG; encoded by the coding sequence ATGCCCGCCCCGCAACGTGAAGGAGTCACTCGTGTCCTCGCATTCATCGCAGTCGCGTACGTCATCATCGCCGCGGCGTATGCGCTAACCATACCATTCGGCCGGGCTCCCGACGAATCTGCGCACCTGCCATACGTCGCGTACCTGGCGGACCGCGAAGGCTTGCCGGTATTTCGGGCTGGGGAGGGCAGCTACGAGTACCACCAAGCGCCGCTGTATTACGCAGCGGCGGTACCGGCGTATTACGCCGGACGGGCGCTCGCGCCGGGACGCGAGTACGTCGCGGTCCGGCTCTTCGGAATACTGCTTGGGCTGTGCGTCGTTTACTTCACCTACCGCCTAGCCCGGGAGTTCTGCCCCCGCCGACCGTGGCTCGCCGTAGGCAGCGCGGGCTTCGTCGCGTTCCTGCCCATGCACGTCGCGCTCAGCGCATCGGTGACGAATGATGTCGCTGCCGAGGTGCCGATCGCGGCGGGCTTGTGGTTGCTGTTGGTCGGATTGCGCGACGGCTGGACGTGGCGGCGCGTCGCGGCGGTCGGCGTCCTGTGCGGGCTGGCCGTGCTCACCAAATCGTCGGGGCTGGTGCTACTGCCGGCGGCATGGCTGGCACTCGTCCTGACGTCTCGCGACGACGGCTTCGGCCGCTTTGCCGAGCGATGGGCGGCGCTGACCGCCGCATTCCTGCTCATCTGCGGCTGGTGGCTGGTGCGCAACTGGCAGCTCTATGGAGATCCCCTGGCGTGGCGGGCGTTCCTCTTGGCATTTCAGGATCGGCCGCATCCCAGTGACCTCATCGGGGAGAACCTGACGGCGTTCAACTACGCGCTCTGGGTCACCGGGTGGACCTTCGCGAGCTTCTGGGGAGTGTTCGGGAATATGAAGGTGTTCCTGCCGACATGGGGCGTCTACATGCCGCTCGCGGTCCTTACGGCGGCGGCGCTGGCGGGCGCCTCGGCTGAGGCCGAAGGCGTTCGGCAATGGGACTCCTGGCGGAGGCGCGCGGCGTGGGTGTTACTGGCGGCGGCGGCGCTGGTAGTGGCATCCTTCGTCCGTTTCAACCTCGCTTTCTTCCAGGCACAAGGGCGATATCTCTTCCTTGCCTTGCCCGTGACGGCTATAATCATGACATCGGGCTGGGGGAGGTTGTTCCCGGAAGGCGGGCGAGCCGCGGCGTATGCGGCGCTGTGGCTGGCGCTGATGGCGCTGTCCGCGCTTGCCCTTCCGGTCTGGATTCTGCCGGCACTGTCCGGATAG
- the lptC gene encoding LPS export ABC transporter periplasmic protein LptC yields MSVIWSMRQLGTGSWPVWRLCGVVALGLLVACGQGCRRRADTGAPNAGTPSAQAPGTGSDRDEGRGAEPLAGARAEIELGEIIVADPEGRRAWRASADVIEWDHDTQQAVLRDVQCVFVEDDRPTLEAKAPTVVADMGERRVVLEGGVVARSRVTRTSLRADKVEWKADEEEVYA; encoded by the coding sequence GTGAGCGTGATCTGGAGCATGCGCCAACTTGGGACGGGAAGCTGGCCCGTGTGGCGGCTTTGCGGCGTGGTCGCTCTGGGGTTGCTGGTCGCCTGCGGGCAGGGCTGCCGTCGCCGCGCCGACACGGGCGCGCCGAACGCCGGCACACCGAGCGCGCAGGCACCCGGCACCGGTTCGGACCGCGATGAGGGACGTGGGGCGGAGCCACTGGCCGGGGCGCGTGCTGAGATCGAACTCGGGGAGATCATCGTTGCGGATCCGGAAGGGAGGCGCGCGTGGCGGGCCAGCGCGGACGTGATAGAATGGGATCATGACACACAGCAGGCCGTGCTGCGGGACGTCCAATGCGTGTTTGTCGAGGACGACCGGCCAACGCTGGAAGCGAAGGCGCCCACGGTGGTTGCCGATATGGGCGAGCGCCGAGTGGTACTCGAGGGAGGGGTCGTTGCGCGATCGCGCGTCACCCGGACATCGCTGCGTGCCGACAAGGTGGAATGGAAGGCGGATGAGGAAGAGGTCTACGCGA